In one Candidatus Hepatincola sp. Av genomic region, the following are encoded:
- a CDS encoding Putative vitamin uptake transporter — protein MKSNYYNPNSISITHRFSILFAAFITFIALAVFFSISHFTLLATTFSASLLYFSCAFMILSLIIELHGKNNADKVTYTGLYVILFVFCIVTFMKYSTPKHNILYEFWGMYSTTPKLLITVIIAYILAIKAGSLTYLKLKNYTKKNHLWLRYIVANFLLLSIFTILINLILFIGTIDFTLLCQLLLSKLLLQYLFIVITLPIVYILVITFKAFNYKAKRGSDEKYNANYAKSPTGSKKYRGTPRGN, from the coding sequence GTGAAATCCAATTACTATAATCCTAACAGTATTTCTATAACTCATAGATTCTCTATATTATTTGCCGCTTTTATAACTTTTATTGCTTTAGCCGTTTTTTTCTCTATTAGCCATTTTACACTACTTGCTACTACTTTTTCAGCTAGTTTGTTGTATTTTTCATGTGCTTTTATGATACTATCTTTAATTATAGAACTTCATGGCAAAAACAATGCCGATAAAGTAACCTATACTGGGCTATATGTAATTTTATTTGTATTTTGTATTGTAACATTTATGAAATACAGTACCCCTAAACATAACATTTTGTATGAATTCTGGGGCATGTATAGCACTACTCCTAAATTATTAATAACCGTGATTATAGCTTATATCTTGGCTATTAAGGCTGGCTCTTTAACCTATTTAAAACTAAAAAACTATACTAAAAAGAACCATTTATGGTTACGTTACATTGTAGCTAATTTTTTGTTATTAAGTATTTTTACTATTTTAATAAACTTAATTTTGTTTATTGGTACCATAGATTTTACCCTGCTTTGCCAACTTTTATTAAGTAAACTATTGCTACAATATTTATTTATTGTTATAACTTTACCTATTGTATATATACTAGTTATTACATTTAAAGCATTTAACTACAAAGCAAAACGAGGTTCTGATGAAAAATATAATGCAAATTATGCAAAAAGCCCAACAGGTTCAAAAAAATATAGAGGCACTCCAAGAGGAAATTAA
- the fmt gene encoding Methionyl-tRNA formyltransferase codes for MKICFMGTPSFATSALNALLQHNYNVACVYTKEPKKRGRGTAVSNTEVHKIALQHNIPCRTPKSLKKSAAEQEFFIKQKFDLAIVASYGLILPESILNAPKYGCWNIHASLLPRWRGASPIQMAIASGDIKTGITIMQMDQGLDTGDIILQESLPINDNTTFEELYNQLANLGANLLLKTLTQLQQHNNVSTNIVRTNIIRTKQNDALATFTKLLTKADGYLNFHESATVLHRKVNAFNPFPSTSMYYKENIKVLATTPLLQQHDKPCGTILSVSPLLIACCESILQINTLQRQGKKPLAANEFVKGFPFIVGEKVTSPKE; via the coding sequence ATGAAAATTTGTTTTATGGGAACTCCTAGTTTTGCTACATCTGCCCTAAATGCTTTGTTACAACATAACTATAATGTTGCTTGTGTTTATACGAAAGAACCAAAAAAAAGAGGAAGAGGTACAGCTGTATCAAATACAGAGGTTCATAAAATAGCTTTACAACATAACATTCCTTGTAGAACTCCTAAAAGTTTAAAGAAATCAGCAGCAGAACAAGAGTTTTTTATAAAGCAGAAGTTTGACCTTGCCATTGTAGCATCTTATGGTTTAATTTTACCTGAAAGCATTTTAAATGCTCCAAAATATGGTTGTTGGAATATTCATGCTTCCCTTTTACCAAGATGGCGAGGAGCCTCCCCTATTCAAATGGCAATCGCTAGTGGTGATATTAAAACCGGAATTACTATCATGCAAATGGATCAAGGCTTAGATACCGGTGATATTATCTTACAAGAGTCTTTACCTATTAATGATAATACAACATTTGAGGAACTATATAACCAATTAGCTAACTTAGGAGCTAATTTACTATTAAAAACTCTAACACAATTACAACAGCATAATAATGTTAGCACTAACATTGTTAGGACTAACATTATTAGAACTAAACAAAATGATGCCCTAGCCACTTTTACAAAGTTACTAACTAAAGCCGATGGTTACCTGAATTTTCATGAAAGTGCAACAGTGTTGCACCGTAAAGTGAACGCTTTTAACCCTTTTCCTAGCACTAGTATGTACTATAAAGAAAATATTAAAGTTTTAGCTACTACTCCCTTGTTACAGCAACATGATAAACCTTGTGGTACTATTTTATCGGTATCACCTTTACTTATTGCCTGTTGTGAAAGTATTTTACAAATAAATACTTTGCAAAGGCAAGGCAAAAAACCTTTAGCAGCTAACGAGTTTGTGAAAGGTTTCCCTTTTATAGTAGGTGAAAAAGTTACTAGCCCTAAGGAGTAG
- the nagA gene encoding N-acetylglucosamine-6-phosphate deacetylase, translated as MVDQSYALVDGKVFNGKTFTKSTVLVEGNKITGLAPYSSLQQQITANTKVINLKDCIISAGFIDLQLNGCGGVLFNDAISTATLQTMYNTVLQFGCTSFLPTLITTSEQDMEKAVAVATSFYKENPYKILGLHLEGPCISTIKKGIHNAKYIQPLTAKMVSFLCQAGQNLPLKITLAPEVNDLALIRELIKAGVKVSIGHTNGTYEEVDAVIQSGANLATHLFNAMSGLEGRKPNAVGAILNNPKVYTGIIIDGVHVDYHAIQIVHKIKQDKLFIVTDGVTPMGTNLQEFMLANQKIYVKNNKCVNAKGVLAGANITMFESLKNAVLQVKIPLDEALNMVSLYPAKAMGVANKLGNIQVGSVANLAIFHEKSWLYKYTMAAGKLYAYN; from the coding sequence ATGGTAGACCAAAGTTATGCGTTGGTAGATGGTAAGGTTTTTAATGGTAAAACTTTCACCAAGTCTACAGTATTAGTGGAAGGTAATAAAATTACGGGGCTGGCTCCTTATAGTAGTTTACAACAACAAATTACTGCTAATACTAAAGTTATTAATCTGAAGGATTGTATTATTAGTGCTGGTTTTATAGACCTGCAACTAAATGGTTGTGGGGGCGTACTGTTTAATGATGCAATTAGCACGGCAACTTTACAAACCATGTATAATACCGTTTTACAGTTTGGTTGTACTAGTTTTTTACCTACTTTAATAACTACATCAGAACAAGATATGGAAAAAGCTGTAGCTGTAGCCACTAGTTTTTATAAAGAAAACCCTTATAAAATATTAGGGCTACATTTAGAAGGACCTTGTATTTCTACCATAAAAAAAGGCATTCACAATGCTAAGTATATTCAACCTTTAACTGCTAAAATGGTAAGCTTTCTATGCCAAGCAGGGCAAAACCTCCCTTTGAAAATTACCCTAGCACCCGAGGTGAATGATTTAGCCTTAATCAGGGAATTAATAAAAGCTGGTGTAAAAGTTTCTATAGGGCATACAAATGGAACCTATGAAGAGGTTGATGCCGTAATTCAAAGTGGAGCCAACCTAGCTACCCATTTATTTAATGCTATGTCGGGCTTGGAAGGAAGAAAGCCTAATGCCGTAGGAGCTATTTTAAACAACCCTAAGGTGTATACAGGCATTATTATAGATGGAGTTCATGTAGATTACCATGCTATCCAAATTGTTCATAAAATTAAGCAAGATAAACTATTTATAGTAACTGATGGTGTAACTCCTATGGGTACTAATTTACAAGAATTCATGCTAGCTAACCAAAAAATTTATGTGAAAAACAATAAATGTGTTAATGCTAAAGGAGTATTAGCTGGTGCCAATATTACTATGTTTGAATCCCTGAAAAATGCTGTTTTACAAGTTAAAATTCCACTTGATGAAGCCCTAAATATGGTAAGCCTATATCCAGCTAAGGCTATGGGAGTAGCGAATAAACTAGGTAATATTCAAGTTGGATCTGTTGCTAATTTAGCTATTTTTCATGAAAAAAGTTGGCTCTATAAATATACTATGGCAGCAGGTAAACTATATGCTTATAATTAG
- a CDS encoding 3'-5' exonuclease: MKDQFEPSYIFVFDIETIPDDEAAIPLINGDFPNIEAKREALTNYHLALTDGKNSFLRQPFHKVVAISFLVAKITKNYHNQEEYLLKEIRSGGTLNSTEEDLIKGFFQTINKLKPRIISFNGRTFDIPVLKYRAMKYGISGELYHTLGNKYENYNHRYATGWHCDLLDALSDFGASARVKLNEVCAIFGYPGKIGVDGSKVTTMYDNKELKGIRDYCETDVLNTYLVYLRYMLHIEKISKIEYNKNIQDVIFFLENNKNKTHFQEFLTMWHTASNGKLFL, encoded by the coding sequence ATGAAAGACCAATTTGAACCGAGTTATATTTTTGTTTTTGATATTGAAACAATCCCCGATGACGAAGCGGCTATTCCCTTAATTAACGGAGATTTTCCTAATATAGAGGCAAAAAGGGAAGCCTTAACTAATTACCATTTAGCCCTAACAGATGGTAAAAATTCTTTTTTAAGGCAACCTTTTCATAAAGTAGTAGCCATTAGTTTTTTGGTGGCTAAAATTACTAAAAATTACCATAATCAGGAAGAATATTTATTAAAAGAAATTCGTTCAGGAGGAACTCTTAACAGCACGGAAGAGGATTTAATCAAAGGTTTTTTTCAAACAATTAATAAATTAAAGCCAAGAATTATTAGTTTTAATGGAAGAACTTTTGATATTCCCGTATTAAAATATCGGGCAATGAAGTACGGTATTTCAGGGGAGCTTTACCATACCTTAGGTAATAAGTATGAAAACTATAACCACCGTTATGCTACTGGCTGGCATTGCGATTTATTAGATGCTCTTTCAGACTTTGGAGCCTCTGCTAGAGTAAAACTTAATGAAGTATGTGCTATTTTTGGCTACCCAGGTAAAATAGGAGTTGATGGTTCTAAAGTTACCACCATGTACGATAATAAAGAGCTAAAAGGTATTCGGGATTATTGTGAAACCGATGTATTAAATACTTATTTAGTGTATTTACGTTATATGTTACATATTGAAAAAATTAGTAAAATTGAATATAATAAGAATATCCAAGATGTAATATTTTTCTTAGAAAATAATAAAAATAAAACTCACTTTCAAGAATTTTTAACCATGTGGCACACCGCTAGCAACGGTAAGTTGTTTTTGTAA
- the nagB gene encoding Glucosamine-6-phosphate deaminase, with the protein MRLIITNKVEHWVATYLKEKLKLQANKKFVLGLPTGSTAILLYEKLLQFYKNQEISFKHVSTFNMDEYIKLAKNNPQSYWSFMHQHFFNHIDIDPTNINIPNGNAPDIKGECRLYEEKIKKAGGIDLFIGGVGENGHLAFNEPYSSLSSKTRDKELNQNTILANARFFNNDVASVPKSAITVGIDTLMAAGEVVIMITGAKKALALHHALEKGVSHLWPISILQFHKKAIIVADEGASLELKVKTYKYFKELQDEYSVIESLIK; encoded by the coding sequence ATGCGTTTAATTATTACAAATAAAGTAGAACACTGGGTAGCTACCTATTTAAAAGAAAAGTTAAAATTACAAGCTAATAAGAAGTTTGTATTAGGTTTACCTACAGGTTCTACCGCTATTTTATTATATGAAAAACTCTTGCAGTTTTATAAGAACCAAGAAATTAGCTTTAAGCATGTTAGCACTTTTAACATGGACGAATATATTAAGCTAGCTAAAAACAACCCCCAAAGCTATTGGTCTTTTATGCACCAACATTTTTTTAACCACATAGATATAGACCCTACCAATATTAATATTCCCAACGGCAATGCCCCAGATATTAAAGGCGAATGTAGGTTATACGAGGAAAAAATTAAAAAAGCTGGTGGCATAGATTTATTCATTGGTGGAGTAGGGGAAAACGGGCATTTAGCCTTTAACGAACCTTATTCTTCACTATCTTCTAAAACTAGAGACAAAGAACTAAACCAAAATACTATTTTAGCCAACGCCAGATTTTTTAACAACGATGTTGCCAGTGTTCCTAAAAGTGCTATTACCGTAGGTATAGATACTCTAATGGCAGCTGGTGAGGTAGTAATTATGATTACCGGTGCAAAAAAAGCCTTAGCGTTACACCATGCCTTAGAAAAAGGAGTAAGCCATTTATGGCCAATTTCTATCTTACAATTCCATAAAAAAGCTATCATTGTGGCAGATGAAGGAGCTAGCCTTGAATTAAAAGTAAAAACTTACAAATATTTTAAAGAATTACAAGATGAATATTCAGTAATAGAGTCTTTAATAAAATAA
- the recR gene encoding Recombination protein RecR: MDNHNTIENTALLLSKLQGIGPRSAKRILFDLMKQKDSLLPNLINALTDLSARISACPVCFNLDVVSPCHICASSQRDKTMICAVEDIAALWAIERTNSYKGVYFVLGGNLSSYKISKPEDLHLDILINKLNNENINELILGLSATLEGQITGNYICEQLQKPLKISMLAQGMPVGGEIDYLDEVTLSTAIKLRKTI; the protein is encoded by the coding sequence ATGGATAACCATAATACTATAGAAAATACAGCTTTATTATTAAGTAAATTACAAGGAATAGGACCTAGATCTGCTAAAAGAATTTTGTTTGACTTAATGAAACAAAAGGATTCTTTACTCCCTAACCTTATTAATGCTTTAACAGATTTATCTGCCCGTATTAGTGCATGTCCTGTATGCTTTAATTTAGATGTAGTCAGCCCTTGCCATATTTGTGCTAGTTCCCAGCGTGATAAAACCATGATCTGTGCCGTAGAAGATATTGCTGCTCTGTGGGCAATTGAACGCACTAATTCTTACAAGGGAGTTTATTTTGTATTAGGAGGGAACCTTTCTTCTTATAAAATATCTAAACCTGAAGATTTACACTTAGATATTCTTATTAATAAACTTAATAATGAAAATATTAACGAGTTAATCTTAGGTTTATCAGCAACTTTAGAGGGGCAAATTACTGGGAATTATATTTGTGAGCAATTACAAAAACCTTTAAAAATTTCTATGTTAGCCCAAGGTATGCCGGTAGGTGGTGAAATTGATTATTTAGATGAAGTTACTTTATCTACGGCTATTAAATTACGAAAAACCATTTAA
- a CDS encoding Nucleoid-associated protein, which translates to MQKAQQVQKNIEALQEEIKASEFNSSSGGGLVKVTISGNYDIKKIEVDDSIISIEEKSLMLDLIIAAYNDAKRIVKETTDSKMQDATAGLPLPPGMKIPGLF; encoded by the coding sequence ATGCAAAAAGCCCAACAGGTTCAAAAAAATATAGAGGCACTCCAAGAGGAAATTAAAGCTAGTGAATTTAATTCCTCTTCAGGTGGTGGTTTAGTAAAAGTTACAATTAGTGGTAATTACGATATTAAAAAGATTGAAGTTGATGATTCTATCATTTCAATAGAAGAAAAATCTTTAATGTTAGACCTTATCATTGCCGCCTACAACGATGCCAAAAGAATAGTAAAAGAAACTACTGATAGCAAAATGCAAGATGCTACCGCTGGCCTACCTTTACCTCCTGGTATGAAAATTCCTGGTTTATTCTAA
- the def1 gene encoding Peptide deformylase 1 has translation MNNATNPLTIITSPNPLLRKKALPITKIDKSIRLLAKQMLELVYENNGIGLAANQVGILKQIIVIDLQIDNIKKPMVMINPVITKTSTETVDSEEGCLSLPLILSVIKRFATIEVEYTDLNAKKHKLKAEDLLAICIQHEVDHLHGILFIDHLSRLKKQLILKKYKKLTKEKEK, from the coding sequence ATGAATAATGCAACTAATCCGTTAACAATTATTACTTCTCCTAATCCTTTATTAAGAAAAAAAGCCTTGCCTATAACTAAAATAGATAAGTCTATCCGCCTGTTAGCTAAGCAAATGTTAGAACTAGTTTATGAAAATAATGGTATTGGCTTAGCCGCTAACCAAGTAGGTATTCTAAAGCAAATAATTGTAATAGACTTACAAATAGATAATATTAAAAAACCTATGGTGATGATTAACCCTGTAATTACTAAAACCTCTACTGAAACTGTGGATTCCGAAGAAGGTTGTTTATCTTTACCTTTAATCTTAAGTGTAATTAAACGTTTTGCTACCATAGAAGTAGAATATACCGACCTCAATGCTAAAAAACATAAACTAAAGGCTGAAGATCTATTAGCTATTTGCATTCAACACGAGGTAGATCATCTACATGGGATTTTATTTATAGATCATCTTTCAAGGTTAAAAAAACAACTCATCTTAAAAAAATATAAAAAATTAACCAAAGAAAAAGAAAAATAA
- a CDS encoding PTS acetylglucosamine transporter subunit IIB, translating into MQSVGKFFVKLGRSLMLPIAVLPVAGILLRLGQPDVLNIPFIAAAGSTVFDNLPMIFAMGVAIGFSGDNHGAAALAAFVGHAIFLGALKVLLPSANMGVLSGILIGIVAGLLYNRYKTIELPTYLAFFGGRRFVPIVTGAAALVLAFVASLIWPPIAYAINLLGDWIIGSGNIGLFAYGVANRLLIPLGLHHILNTLVWFQFGDYTVIENGAKIVKHGDLWRFFAGDKTAGGFMAGFFPVMMFGLLGAALAMVVTAKQAKRKVVAGILLSAALTSFLTGITEPLEFSFMFVAFPLYVIHAILMGSSHVIMNILGVKLGFTFSAGLFDYILSYGLGTKGYLLIPVGIVYFLLYFVIFYGAIKFFNFKTLGREEDDESTFTPHESTASTNNTNLSFNKATANTTTKSAFNNMGTTNTIPPQSQPNNASDSKGTLSSYPHKATHSEPAKAYNPKENMEATKPTLSQSESQKIMAYIQALGGAENIISLDSCTTRLRLEVKDNALVNERALKALGAKGVLNKVAGSVQVVIGPEVELLEGKIKAELETTSKE; encoded by the coding sequence ATGCAAAGTGTAGGGAAATTTTTTGTAAAACTGGGGCGTTCTCTAATGTTACCCATTGCTGTTTTACCGGTAGCCGGTATTTTGCTACGGTTAGGGCAACCAGATGTGTTAAACATTCCTTTTATTGCCGCTGCTGGTAGCACGGTGTTTGATAACCTACCAATGATTTTTGCCATGGGGGTAGCTATTGGTTTTTCAGGAGACAATCATGGAGCCGCAGCTTTAGCTGCTTTTGTTGGGCATGCTATTTTCTTAGGAGCTTTAAAAGTTTTGTTACCTTCAGCTAACATGGGAGTGTTATCAGGAATTTTAATTGGAATTGTAGCTGGTTTACTATATAACCGCTATAAAACTATTGAACTACCTACCTACTTAGCTTTTTTTGGAGGCAGACGTTTTGTACCTATAGTTACAGGGGCTGCAGCGTTAGTATTAGCTTTTGTAGCTTCGTTAATTTGGCCACCTATTGCTTATGCTATTAATTTGTTGGGAGACTGGATTATTGGCTCGGGTAATATTGGTTTATTTGCTTATGGTGTGGCTAACCGCTTATTAATTCCTTTAGGATTGCACCATATTTTAAATACCTTAGTATGGTTTCAATTTGGTGATTATACGGTAATAGAAAATGGAGCTAAAATAGTAAAACACGGGGATCTATGGCGTTTTTTTGCTGGCGATAAAACCGCTGGTGGCTTTATGGCAGGATTTTTCCCCGTAATGATGTTTGGGCTACTAGGAGCCGCCCTAGCTATGGTTGTAACTGCTAAACAGGCAAAAAGAAAAGTAGTAGCAGGGATTTTACTATCGGCCGCATTAACTTCATTTTTAACAGGAATTACTGAACCACTAGAATTTAGTTTTATGTTTGTGGCATTCCCTTTGTATGTGATTCATGCCATTTTAATGGGATCTAGCCATGTAATTATGAATATTTTAGGAGTAAAACTAGGTTTTACATTTTCCGCAGGTTTGTTTGATTATATTTTAAGTTATGGCTTAGGCACTAAAGGGTATTTACTAATTCCAGTAGGAATAGTGTACTTTTTACTATATTTTGTAATATTTTATGGAGCTATTAAATTTTTTAACTTTAAAACTTTAGGCAGAGAAGAAGATGATGAATCCACTTTTACACCTCATGAATCAACAGCATCTACTAATAATACTAACCTTTCCTTTAACAAAGCAACAGCTAACACTACTACAAAAAGTGCATTTAACAATATGGGAACCACTAATACTATTCCCCCACAAAGTCAACCTAATAATGCTTCTGATTCTAAGGGGACTCTATCTTCATACCCTCATAAAGCTACACACAGTGAACCTGCTAAGGCTTATAATCCTAAGGAAAATATGGAAGCAACCAAGCCGACTCTCTCACAAAGTGAAAGCCAAAAGATTATGGCATATATTCAAGCCTTAGGTGGGGCTGAAAATATTATTAGCTTAGATAGTTGCACAACAAGGTTACGGTTAGAGGTAAAAGATAACGCACTTGTGAATGAAAGGGCGTTAAAAGCACTAGGAGCCAAAGGCGTACTTAATAAAGTAGCCGGTTCTGTGCAGGTAGTGATTGGTCCGGAAGTAGAATTACTAGAGGGTAAAATTAAAGCTGAACTAGAAACTACCTCTAAAGAGTAA
- a CDS encoding phosphoenolpyruvate--protein phosphotransferase → MSVLKIYAPINGNLIEIENVADPVFSEKMLGDGIAIRPALQRSAIHAPCSGKITTIHDSHHAISITTTQGLEVLIHVGIDTVNLLGEGFQPLIKVGELVKQGQPLLNVDFPLLAKKAPSIDVILVFTNLQGTQTLKKTTKTNINVNDEIINIIDNLSGGTDANTNSNSNSNSNSNSNSNSSSNTSSSTANSTTNNSSPKAENLSASVTTEDNTASATLAAPATVSPTHNASQKVTVVNKTGFHARPAAEIVKLATSLQANIFLQKNGKQANAKSVIAILGLGIQYGETIEVIAEGIDAKTAVAQLVASIATGLGEEVGAPPKVDYTVINLPADQTKPTKAQPTYNFAKLTELQGTVASPGFTIGKTLLLEEEVITVMENSINSPETELTTLKEALSKTKDNLKQEILEATKQKHKTKTEVLQAHLTILDDVSLLEAAKVEIKKGKTDMFAWKIAIEQAIDTLKNTGNRLLIERIADFKDVYARVIKTILDIPNLENINFPPNTILVAKDLIPSDLSKLNANVKGIVLGLGSSTSHVSLMLRNMGVPTLVALGEDVVNIPDHLDVVLNSNTGKLIVNPTKEQLADFTKTQAELEVIKQANISHTLEPAITKDGVTITVKGNVSNASQVKEAKELGAEGVGLLRTEFLFLNSVKAPSIQEQLNLYQASLDALEGGTLTLRTLDVGGDKPLSYIEIPAEENPIMGLRGVRNYINTANNKEIFLNQIRAILQIKPAILCRIMIPMISSLAEIHMVKELIYNEANALNINIKDKIKIGIMVEVPAAALMAESFAPHVDFFSIGTNDLAQYTMAMDRGNPQLAKQLNNFNPALLKLIKTTNDAGIKHNIVTAVCGAMASELKAIPLLIGLGIRELSTSMKSIPDVRALIRTLDCKKCITVAERALQLPSSTAIKELVKKEFGL, encoded by the coding sequence ATGTCTGTCTTAAAAATTTATGCTCCAATTAATGGAAATTTAATTGAAATTGAAAATGTTGCCGACCCTGTATTTTCAGAAAAAATGTTAGGGGACGGTATAGCAATCCGCCCCGCCTTACAAAGGTCTGCTATCCACGCTCCCTGCTCTGGTAAAATTACCACCATTCACGACTCTCACCATGCTATCTCTATTACCACCACACAAGGGCTGGAGGTATTAATTCATGTAGGCATAGATACCGTTAATTTATTAGGTGAAGGTTTTCAACCACTAATAAAAGTTGGTGAGTTAGTTAAACAAGGGCAACCACTATTAAATGTAGACTTTCCCCTGTTAGCCAAAAAAGCCCCTAGTATTGATGTAATTTTAGTTTTTACCAATTTACAGGGAACTCAAACTTTAAAAAAAACTACTAAAACTAATATCAATGTGAATGATGAAATTATCAATATTATAGATAATCTCTCAGGTGGTACTGATGCTAACACTAATTCTAATTCTAACTCTAACTCTAACTCTAACTCTAACTCTAACTCTAGCTCTAATACTAGTTCTTCTACCGCTAATTCCACTACCAATAATAGTAGCCCTAAGGCAGAAAATTTAAGTGCTTCAGTAACTACTGAAGATAATACAGCTAGTGCTACGCTTGCCGCTCCAGCCACTGTAAGTCCTACCCATAACGCTAGCCAAAAGGTAACGGTAGTGAATAAAACCGGTTTTCATGCTCGTCCTGCTGCGGAAATAGTTAAGTTAGCAACTAGTCTGCAGGCTAATATTTTCTTACAAAAAAACGGAAAACAAGCCAATGCTAAAAGTGTAATTGCCATTTTAGGCTTAGGGATTCAATATGGTGAAACTATAGAAGTAATAGCCGAAGGGATTGATGCAAAAACAGCTGTTGCTCAATTAGTAGCATCTATTGCCACAGGGCTTGGTGAAGAAGTTGGGGCACCACCAAAGGTAGATTACACCGTAATTAACTTACCAGCCGATCAAACAAAACCTACTAAGGCACAACCAACTTACAATTTTGCTAAACTTACCGAATTACAAGGTACAGTTGCCTCACCAGGTTTTACTATTGGTAAAACTTTGCTACTAGAAGAAGAGGTAATAACTGTTATGGAAAATTCTATTAATTCTCCTGAAACTGAATTAACCACCCTCAAGGAAGCTCTTAGTAAAACTAAAGATAATTTAAAACAAGAAATTCTTGAAGCAACCAAGCAAAAACATAAAACGAAAACTGAAGTTTTACAAGCTCATTTAACTATTTTAGATGATGTTTCCCTACTGGAAGCGGCTAAAGTTGAAATCAAAAAAGGCAAAACTGATATGTTTGCTTGGAAAATAGCCATAGAGCAAGCCATTGATACTCTTAAAAATACCGGCAATAGGTTATTAATAGAAAGAATTGCCGACTTTAAAGATGTATATGCCAGAGTTATTAAAACTATTTTAGATATTCCTAATTTAGAAAATATTAATTTTCCACCTAATACCATTTTAGTAGCTAAGGATCTAATCCCTTCAGATTTATCTAAATTAAATGCTAATGTTAAAGGGATTGTTCTAGGCTTAGGCTCTTCTACTTCCCATGTATCCCTGATGTTAAGAAATATGGGTGTACCAACACTAGTGGCATTAGGGGAAGATGTAGTTAATATTCCTGATCATCTTGATGTTGTGCTTAATAGCAACACTGGAAAACTTATTGTTAATCCTACCAAAGAACAATTAGCAGATTTTACTAAAACTCAAGCTGAATTAGAAGTTATCAAACAAGCTAATATTAGCCATACTCTTGAGCCTGCCATTACTAAAGACGGTGTAACCATCACTGTTAAAGGTAATGTGTCTAACGCTTCTCAGGTAAAAGAAGCCAAAGAGCTAGGAGCCGAAGGGGTAGGTTTATTAAGAACAGAATTTTTATTTTTAAATTCTGTGAAAGCACCTAGTATACAGGAACAATTAAACTTGTATCAAGCTAGTTTAGATGCCCTAGAAGGTGGTACTTTAACTTTAAGAACTTTAGATGTAGGTGGTGATAAACCTTTAAGTTATATTGAAATTCCAGCCGAAGAAAACCCAATTATGGGGCTAAGAGGAGTTAGAAATTATATTAATACTGCCAATAATAAAGAGATCTTCCTAAACCAAATCAGAGCCATCTTACAAATTAAACCAGCAATTTTATGCCGTATTATGATTCCAATGATCTCATCTTTAGCTGAAATTCACATGGTAAAAGAGCTAATTTATAACGAGGCTAATGCGTTGAATATCAACATTAAAGATAAAATTAAAATAGGTATTATGGTAGAAGTGCCTGCCGCAGCCTTAATGGCGGAAAGTTTTGCCCCTCATGTTGATTTTTTTTCAATTGGCACCAACGACCTAGCCCAGTATACTATGGCAATGGATCGGGGCAATCCACAATTAGCTAAACAGTTAAATAATTTTAATCCTGCTTTATTAAAACTCATAAAAACAACTAACGATGCCGGTATAAAACATAATATTGTAACCGCTGTCTGTGGTGCTATGGCATCAGAATTAAAGGCTATTCCTTTACTAATAGGCTTAGGAATTAGAGAGCTATCTACTTCTATGAAGTCTATTCCAGATGTCCGAGCATTAATAAGAACACTAGATTGTAAAAAGTGTATAACAGTAGCAGAAAGAGCTTTACAATTACCTTCTAGCACAGCTATTAAGGAATTAGTGAAAAAAGAGTTTGGTTTATAG